A segment of the Blastocatellia bacterium genome:
GCATCACCAACTCGAATACTTTGGTCTCGTAAATCACATCCGGCCGTGACCTGTCTCCATCAGCGATTGAGAACTCGGCTTCAGATAATGGACTGAAGAGCTGCTGCGCGCGCGTGGTTCGGCGAATGTGATCACCAACCTTATGGTGGATCGTATGGCATAACCAACCTGAGAATTGGTGAGCCGGCAGGTGCTTCAATTTCTGTACAATGGTGAGGAGCACTTCTTGGGCGACATCTTCGGCATCTGCCTTGTTGCTGATGCGGCAGTTCACATAGTGGCACACTACATGAGCCACCTCGCTCCAGAACAGCTCTATGGCTTGGGCGTCCCCCGTGCGGGCGGCTTCCAGGAGCAACTGTAAGTCTAGCCGTCCTCCTCGCGCCATATCATCCCTTCCTCCCAAGCTGTCACTGTGGCAGCTTTGATCTGTGGTTTTCTCTTTTCCGGTGCCCGGACTTGCACCGACCGTAATAACCGCCATAAATAAAAGACGGATTTTTTGCTCAATAATCCTTCAAGCTCAGAAAAAATTTTTTGTGTAAGATTTTTGCGTCTCGAGCAATAAATAAAGGTGGAGGGGAAAGAGCCCCTCAATCCTTAACGGGCATCAGGGTAGAGCAGACGCTGGAGGTGTTACATCGCGTGTTTAAGACCAACTCCACCACGGGCCGATTAGGGCGGAAGATGCGCCGAAAGAAGGTGACGGAGAACCACAGTTTACCGGTGCTCCATGA
Coding sequences within it:
- a CDS encoding sigma-70 family RNA polymerase sigma factor, with protein sequence MARGGRLDLQLLLEAARTGDAQAIELFWSEVAHVVCHYVNCRISNKADAEDVAQEVLLTIVQKLKHLPAHQFSGWLCHTIHHKVGDHIRRTTRAQQLFSPLSEAEFSIADGDRSRPDVIYETKVFELVMHWLWQRLSPDEQQCLSLLLAEHAERQSRLSVSGLSSATSYTRACRLRRKLKCTRNKVVLGNSQCNSMPRSMKRSA